The Phormidium yuhuli AB48 DNA window GGCCGGAAATGGCGGTGCATAGGCTGAATCAATAAACACTGGGGCCTCATAACTGGCCGCTAACCCAGCAATTTTGCCCACCTCTTCATCACTCAACACATTTCCGGTGGGATTACAGGGCCGAGAAAAGATAACACAACCGGTGGTGTCGTCAATCTGCAACTGACTAAAATCTGGGCGATATTTAAAGCGATGGTTCTCCTCATCAATCTCCAAACTGGGTTTATAGGAGACGACGGCTTCCGGGACTAAACTCACCCCACCATAGCCAGTATAATCAGGACAAAGGGGCAGCACCACCTTCTTGAGATTGCCACCGGCAGTATAGCCGCCAAAGGCGTTGGCGGCGAAGAAATAAATGGATTGGGAACCGGGGGTAATGAGGATATTACGAGGGGTGAGATTGGCCCCATAGCGTTGATTAAAGTCGTTGGCGACGGCTTCAATGAGGGGTTGATAGCCTTGACTGGACCCATAGCGACAAACCACCTCCCCATAATCGGGACTGGCCAGCAAGTCTTGGGTACAATCGCGCCACATCTGCTCAATTTCCGGCAAAATCACCGGATTCCCAGCACTGAGGTCGATAAAATCGCGTCCACCTCCTGATTGCAGGGTTTCGATAATATCTTTCATAATCGCCCGCACCCCGGTGAGGTGGGACATTTGTTGGCCGATGGTGGAGAGTTGGGGCTGCATTGTTAAGAAATCTGTTTTTAAATTGACAATTTAAGCGAGTTAATGTAAGCCAGTAAAACTCGTTGATGGGGTTTCCCAATTTTACGAACTTCTCCGGCTTTGGGGGAAAATTTTTCGCCTTGGCGGACTTGTTCGGCGGTCCAAAGATCTAAGTCTAATCCTTCGCAGAGGTCTAAATCTTGGATATCGACGGTGAGGGGTGCGTGGAAAACATTACGGATGAAGTCGCGGTACTGTTCTCGTCGGAATAAGGTCACGTAGGGGGGGTGATAGCGGATTTCTTCCTGGAGTTCTCGCATCACGGCGACTTCGGCCGCTTCCCCCGGTTCGACGGTTCCGCCGAAGAAGGTCCATTGTCCGGGATAGACGATGGTGGGGATGTCGTCTCGTAGTTGCATGAGATAGCGACCGTTTTGATGGAGAATGGCGATCGCAACTTCTTTAACCATGAATCAGAACACTAAGGGGGTCATTGGGGAGTTCGTTGCTGTTCTTGTAGATAGAGTTCCCCGTAATCCTGTTGATTGATGACAATTTCTCGCTGTTCCAGGGTTCCTTGCACCCGTAGCGACTGGCCCGCCTCGGGAACCTCCTCCTCAGAGATGACCCAGATTTCCCCAGACTCATCTTGCAACAAATAGGCTCCCCCGTCTAATAGAGGAGCGCGATCGCCCACAACCCCCTCCACCGTCACCTCGTTCCCCAACTGCTCCTGGGAGAGAGTCCCCAGGGGTGTGACATCACCCCCGAAGTCTAACGGCGTTTCACAGCCAGTTAGGAGGACTAAACCCGACAGCAGGGGAATCAAGGCGCGATTAAAACGAGGCAGAAATGATACGGTAGTGACGGTCAATCGCACAATACTCCCTGGCTCAATGGATACGACTCGTATTTTAGACGGTAAAGCTCTCGCCAAGACAGTACAATCTCGACTGCGATCGCAAATCGAGGCGGCCCTCCCCCAACGCAACCGTCCCCCGGGATTGGCCGTCATCCGCGTGGGAGATGACCCCGCCAGTGCGGTCTATGTCCGCAACAAGGAACGAGCCTGTGAACGAGTGGGAATCGCCTCCTTTGGCCAACATTTCCCCGCCACGGCGACAGCGGCGGAGATTTCTGCCAAAATCCAGGAACTCAACGACGATGAACGAGTCGATGGGATTCTCCTACAACTCCCCCTCCCCGCTCATTTAGATGCAGTGGCCCTACTGCTACAACTCGACCCCGACAAAGACGCAGACGGACTCCATCCCATCAATCTCGGTCGTCTGACGCGGGGGGAAGCGGGCCTGAGAAGTTGTACCCCCGCTGGCGTGATGGAAGTCCTCAAGGCCTATAACATCGACCCCAGTGGTAAAAATGCCGTCGTGGTGGGTCGTAGTATTTTAGTGGGAAAACCCATGGCCCTGATGCTCCTGGAAGCCAACGCAACGGTGACCGTAGCTCACTCACGGACCCAAAACCTAGCGGACGTCGTCGCCGCCGCAGATATCATCGTAGCGGCGGTGGGCCGTCCCGAGATGATTACCGCTGACATGGTCAAACCGGGAGCGGTGGTGATTGATGTGGGGATTAACCGGGTCGGTGATGGCGCGGGTGGCTATAAACTGGTGGGGGATGTGGCCTTTGAGGAAGTATTTGAGAAAGCGGCTTGGATTACTCCAGTTCCTGGAGGAATTGGCCCCATGACCGTAGCCATGTTGCTTAAAAACACCGTTGAGGCCTATCTGCGCTAGGTAGTAAGACGAGTTGACGGCCGACTATGCTTCTCAAGATACAAGGGATGGGTGATGCACCTACGCCAACGGATGCAATCTGCCATAAATTTTCCGGCTCACCTTTTTTAGAGTTTTTGTTTGACCGATTGTTCTCCGCAAGGCTAACCCAGCCAACGTTTAATCTTCGAGATTGCTTTGCCTCCAAAGCGCTCAATCTTGGTGCCGAGTTTAGGTTGATGAAGTTGAGTGGGTTTGTCCTCAGGATTCTTGAGAAACCGATAGTGTAAAAAGACATCTTTATGAGGAATTTGCATATCCTCCCCTTGACTGAGTTTAGCGAAGTCTTGAGGAGGGAAGTTCATATAGTGGATTCGATGAATCGGTTTTCGTCCTTGTTCATTGTACAAAACATTGTCAAGCTCAACAAACGGATCAGCATCAGCACAGTTCCCCGTGCGCTCACCGGCCCTCTCACTCAAAGTATAGTTAAAGATTGAATAAGGCCCTCTAAACGTTAAATAGCTAAACAAAAAAGCATCAGCGATTTCATTAATCCACTCGACTTCTCTATCTTGAACTAATGATGCTTTAAGTTGACTGATTTCTTGCTCGTTAAAAAAACCTCGCTTTGAGCCAAAAAAGCTTGAGCAATGTAGCCGAGGACGAATTTCAGATTCAGTAAATTCTCCCGAGGCTTCCATCATTTCAATGTTAAGAGCTGTTAAGCGTTGTTTTGAATGCTCCCAATCATCAAATACAAAATCGTAGGTTTCTAGTTTATCAAATAGGTCATCCAAAGGCTTCATTGCCAAAGTATCGGCATCATAAAACACAAATCGCTCAAAGTCTCCTGAAAAAGCAACCATTTTTCTCTGGAGTCTAATTTTGGAGCGAACGATTTTTGCAAACCTTTTTTGAGATGCCTTGGGATGATGGCTCCAAATCTCTCGTGAAAACTCTTCCCATTGTTCTAGCTTCCCTTGATTATCGTAAAGGGTCACATTGGGCCGTGACTCTACTTCCCGCTGAACTCTGTCCATCCGGTCATCATAAGGAATAATGCAAATGGGAATTTCTGGGCTAACATTAACCTCAATGCTATTGAGCAAGGCAATGAGCTGGTCATACACAAAATCATTAGCCAATGTATAAATACCGATGGATTGCATAAAAATAAACCTTATGGTCTGCTTGATTTCTTGGGAGTCAACTCATTGGGCTTGAGTGGGAGTGGGCAATCTGTCCTTTCTGGCATTACCCGGTCAGACGAATTGGCGATTTCTCTAAAAATATCGTCGAGTCTAGCATAGTCAACAATAAACAACAAGATAGTAGGGACTTAATGACAAGGACATCCGGTTGGTCTTCATCAGGGTTTGTAGGGTGTGATAATCCTTAACTGTGAGTGTCTACAATGATGCCAAACGCCCTGACAACACCCCTTCGTCAATCCCAGATGGCTGGCAATTCAGCTCATCAAGACCCGACGAACCCTTCTGAGGAGGGAAGACAGCAAGCCCTAGAGCAGAAATTGCAAGCGTCTATGGCCCTAGAGGGAACCCTACAACTTCCCTGTCTCCCGGCCCTGGCCCCTCGCTATGAACATCTGATTCTGGGCTTGTTCAACCTCTTCGGACAAAACCCCAGTTCCGAGGAACGCCAGCAGCTGCGACAGCGGCTGACAGAGACCCTCACTGAGGGATTTGAGGAATCTCCTCGTCGCTATCTTAGCCTCTCCTATCAATTGGTCAATCCCCAGGAGGGAGTGGCTGGGGGACTAGGTCTGACCTTGAGTTTGACCTCTCCCCCAGAGGCTCAAGGGTCGTTTCAGTTGGCGAATCAGTCCCGCTTTGGCTCCTACCCCGATGGGAAAGCCATGATGCTTGCAGCCAGTTTAGGGGAGGCTGAGGAGGTGTCGGTGTTGGATATTGGGGCGGGAATTGGCCGCAATAGCTTACCTCTGGCTAAACGCGGTCATCCCGTGGATGCGGTGGTGACCAACGCTGAGGCGGGGGAGCGGTTGCAGGAGATGGCCCGATCGCGCCATCTGTCGGTGACTCTCTTGGGGGGAGATTTCCTAGACGCTCCCCAAGTCACGGGAGACTACCACTTGGCCATCGCCCCGGAAATTCTCCCTCACCTGCGATCGCCCCAAGCCATGACCCACTTCTTCCGCCAAAGCCGACGGCTGTTAGCCCCCAGGGGCCGCCTCCTCCTGGGGGCGTTTCTGACTCACCCGGACTATTCCCCCCAGGAGTCGGTTCGGGAACTGGCTCAAGCCTGTGGCTGTAGCTTTCTCACTCCCTCAGAGCTGACGGCCATTTTAGGGGAAGTGGGGTTACGGCTAGAGTCGCAAGAGTCGGTGGTGGCCTATGAGTCCACTCACCTCCCCGCCGCCGCCTGGCCCCCCTCCCAAAGCTTCCTCAACTGGGCCACGGGACAAGAGTTATTTCCCGGTCTCATGGCTCCTCCCGTCAGCTTCTATTGGCTCTGCTGCGCCCCGGAGCCAATTCCCGCAAACCCTGATGAGACCTAACGTCTGAGGGGGCGATCGCCCCCGATAACCGACCTAAGCTACCATCGAGTCAGCGGCAAAGATTATGGGAATGTTAGGGTTCAGGAAAAAAACTGGCCCTTGCCAAGAAACCCAGACAATCGCAAACTTAAAGCTGAGAGTTCGGCAGCCCTGGAGGTCTTTCGGTGAAACGAGTTTTAGGCATTATTCTCGGTGGCGGTGCGGGAACGCGCCTCTACCCCCTAACCAAACTCAGAGCAAAACCCGCTGTTCCCTTAGCGGGTAAATATCGGTTGATTGACATCCCTGTCAGCAACTGTATCAATTCTGGGATTGAGCAAATCTATATCCTGACCCAGTACAATTCCGCGTCCCTGAACCGCCATATTGGGCGGACGTATAATTTTTCGAGCTTTACCGATGGATTTGTGGAAATCCTGGCGGCTCAACAAACGTCCGACAGTCCCGGTTGGTTCCAAGGTACGGCGGATGCGGTCCGTCAATATATCTGGCTCATGAATGAGTTGGATGTGGACGAGTATCTCATTCTCTCGGGTGACCACCTCTATCGGATGGATTATAGTCAATTCGTGGAGCGTCACCGGGAAACCAATGCGGATATTACCCTCTCGGTGGTTCCCATTGATGAACAACGGGCCTCAGATTTCGGCTTGATGAAAATTGATGACTCAGGACGAGTCATTGATTTCTCAGAAAAACCCAAAGGTGACGCCCTCAAAGCCATGCAGGTCGATACCAGTACCCTGGGCTTAGATGCCGCTCAGGCGAAGCAGAAGCCCTATATTGCCTCAATGGGCATTTATGTCTTCAAACGGGAGGTTCTCAAAACCCTGCTCACGGAAGCTCCTGACCAAACGGACTTTGGTAAGGAGATTATTCCCGGTGCGGCTAAGGATTACAATATCCAGGCCTATCTGTTTGATGGCTATTGGGAAGATATTGGAACCATTCAAGCCTTCTATGAAGCGAATTTGGCCCTGACGCAACAGCCGAAGCCGCCCTTTAGCTTCTATAACGAAGATGCGCCGATTTATACCCGGCCCCGCTATCTCCCCCCCAGTAAACTCCTCGATTGCCAAATTACCGAGTCCCTGGTGGGAGATGGCTGTATCCTCAAAGAATGCCGCGTCGATCGCTCGGTTCTGGGGGTTCGCAGCCGCATTAGTGCTGGGGCGGTGGTGGAAGATTCCCTGTTGATGGGATCTGACTTCTATCAGTCCTTTAGTGAACGCCAAGGGGAAGCCTCGGCCCCCTCGATGGCTCTGGGAATCGGTGAAAATAGTACCGTTCGCCGGGCGATCGTGGATAAGAATGCACGAATTGGTAAAAATGTCAAGATTCTCAATAAAGAAAATATTGAGGAAGCCGACCGGGAAGAGTTAGGGTTCTATATCCGCAGTGGGATTGTGGTGGTTCTGAAGAACGCGACGATTCCCGATAACTTCGTGATTTAGGGGCTTTTTGAGCCGGTTGGAGACCCCGACGCCCCCGACGCGGTTTGCTGGGGGATGGTGCGCGATCGCCCTGGGTGGCGATCGCGTTCTCATCGGAAGCCGATGAGTCCAGGGCCAAAAAAATGGGCCACTGTCCAAGAAACCGAACTCGACGCTGGAAGAAAATACATTAAACTTGATTAACAAAGGCAGACCGCACCCTGTGAACCCCTGATTTTTTGACTCTCATGGCTGCAACGGACTTCAAAGACTACTATTCCATCTTGGGCGTGAGTAAAACGGCCAACGCCGATGAAATCAAGAAGGCGTTTCGCCGTTTGGCTCGTCAGTATCACCCAGATATGAATCCGGGCGATCGCAATGCGGAGGCCCGCTTCAAGGAAGTCAGTGAAGCCTACGAGATTCTCTCAGACCCCGACAAGCGCAAACAATACGATCGCTTCGGGCAATATTGGAAACAGGCTGGAAACGGAGCCGGTGGCGGTTGGGGGGCTGGCGCTCCCCAAGGCGGCGCCACAGCGGGCGGCTTTGACTTTGATTTCAGTCAATATGCGAATTTCGATGAGTTTCTCGAATCCGTCCTCGGAGGGGTAGGGGGACGAGGGCGATCGCAATGGTCCTCCTACGGGGACGCCTCCCCCAAAGATTCTAGCCGCTCCTCCGGCTTCAACGGTGGCTTTGAAGACTTCGCTGGCTACAATCGTCGCAGTACCGGTGTCTCCTTAGACCAAGAAGCCACCCTCAGCCTCTCCTTTGCCGAGGCCTTCCATGGAGTACAAAAACGCCTCAGCGTCAGTGGTCAAAAAGTCTCCGTTCGCATCCCCCCCGGCGCCAAAACCGGCAGCCGAGTGCGCGTGAAAGGGAAGGGTAAAAAAGATGGCTATGGCCGTCAAGGAGATCTCTATCTCAACATCGAGCTAAAACCCCATCAGTTCTTTCACTTCGACGGCGATAACCTGGTCTGTGATGTCCCCATTTCCCCCGATGAAGCCGTCTTGGGGGCTAAAATCGATGTTCCCACCCCCGATGGAACCGTGACCGTGAGTATCCCGGCCGGGGTCCGCTCCGGGCAAATGTTGCGGTTACGGGGCAAAGGCTGGCGGCTCCCCAAAAGTGGCGCTCGTACCGATCAACTGGTGAAAGTGGACATCACCCCCCCCACCCACCTCAGCGACGAAGAACGACAGCTTTATGAACGCCTACGAGACTGTCGCCAAGAGAACCCTCGCCAAACCCTAGAACATCTCGGCTTATAGAAGCCCTTGTCCAGAACCGGGCCCGGCTTTAGGATTCCTCTAGGGATCATCTTGATGGTAGAACTGACCGAGAGCATCGGTGAATTGGTGTAAGATGCGCGCTTCAATGGCCTTAGCCGTAGCCTGATCCGTATGGGCCACTAACGCTCGCACTTCCTTAATCAGAGACTCAGTCTGTTGTTCAATGGCCGCGATCGCCGCCTGTAGATGTTGGTTGGCCGCTTCACAGACGGCGGCTTCCACATCTTGGTCTAAACCAATCGTCGTATGATGGTCTTCTCCGGGGCTGGACTCCAAAGTACGGGGGTCAGCGGTGACTTGAGCATCACGTGTCTGAGACTCCAGAGGGTTCAGGGCCGTTTTCTTCGCGAGCATCGAGCCATCGAGAGTCCGGTCATCAAGAGCATCCTGACCGAAATCATCGAGTTCAAAGGGCTCGATCATACTGGCATAATAAGCCTGCTCCATCGTGTTCCAGAGCCGTTCAGCGATACTGACATAGACATCCACCGGATTCAGACAATGAGCTGACCCGTAGAGCCGTAGACGCAGTTCACTAGCCGTTTGACACAAATCTAGTAGGGATTGGGTCAAATGATCAAACTCCTCATGATTGAGATGATTCCAATCGGGGAGGGTGTAGGCAAACTTGCCGTTAATGGCTGAGTAGAGGAGGGTTTTGGCTTGGCTGAGATTGCCCGCTTGGGACAGTTGCAACCGTAAGTCAAACCAGCGATCGAGAGACGCATCACCATGACTACTCTCGGTGAACGGCAAAAAGGCCTCATCGAAGGCCATGGGGGGGTCTAACTCAGGATAGAGGGGGTCGAGGATGGCGATGGCCCGCAGGGAGAGGTTGAAATATAAGGACTTCTTGTTAATCCGAGCCACCACTCGCACCAACGCCTCTTCTAACTGCTCCCGAGTCACAAAGGTGGTTCGCAGCTCATTGAGTAACACCCGCCAGTCTAGGGATTCTAAGCGTCGGGAGTCATTTTCCCAGCGTTGCTGACAGATGCACAGCAACAATTTCTTCAGACGATTTGTGTCCGAGTCCCCCGCTAATTGCGCGATCGCTCGGTTTAAGCGTTCCTTCTCTACCATAAACCTTGAGGCAGCACTGTTAGATCACATGACAGCGTTCTCGGCATACCCCCCACTGATAACGGCATTGTTTGATCTCTCTGTGTTTGATTTTATGCGGGTCTGTCAACAACACCACATCTTTCCTCTGGCTCATGACCATTTGGGTCTTAATCTACTCATACCTAGGGATTCTCTACAATAAGACCAACAACACTGCTTAATCCGCCCCCTGGGCAAGTCCAAGATGCCACAAGTTGACCAAAAGACCCTCGCGATTCTGTCTCAGGAGATTTCTGGGGATTCCAAACTCAATCTTAACTTTATCTTTCTCTCGGTTGCCTCTTGTATTATTGCCACCTGTGGCCTATTACTCAATAGTTCCGCCGTCATTATTGGTGCGATGATCGTCGCTCCTCTCATGTTACCCCTACGAGGCTTGGCTTTGGGGGCAATGAAGGGAGATGTATTTTTGTTTCGCCGGGGTATCACCACGCTCCTGGTGGGTACGCTCCTCTCTGTCGTCCTCTCGGCAATGATTGGGGCTGTGGCCAGTATTCCATTCACAGAGTTTAGCCCGGAAATTTTGGCACGCACTCAACCCAACCTCTTCGATTTAGTGATTGCGTTGGCGGCGGGGGCCGTGGGTGGCTTTGCCAAGCTGCGTCGGGAAGTTAGCGATGCGATCGCCGGAACCGCCATCGCCGTGGCCCTGATGCCCCCCCTCTGTGTGGTGGGTTTATCTCTGTCTCAGGGGGCAACATTCGCCGCTCGGGGGGCATTCCTGCTCTATGCTACCAACCTCTTGGGCATTACCCTAGCCTGTATGCTCGTCTTTATCTGGGAGGGGTACTATGTGGAGAAAATCCGCATGGCTCGGGCCCTGCTGTATACCGTCCTGCTCACCCTGCCGATTATTCTTCCCCTGTCCATCAGTCTGGGGCAACTGCTACGACAAACCCGTCTCCAATCAACCCTACGCTCAATTCTCCTCACACGCACGATCACCGTGGGCCAACAGGTGGAGTTGGTTCAAACCCGCATTGACTGGACTCGAAACCCTCCGGAAGTTTATTTACGGGTGAGGACTCGTCCGGAAGCCCCCCTGACCCCTAAACAGGTTTTTGAAGTGGAACAACTGGTCACCCAGGAAATGCGCCAAGATTTTCTCTTGGTGTTTCAGATTGACAGTTTTGATGAAATTCGTTCAGAGGATTTATTTGGGTATCGGATTTCTTATCAAGAGCCAGAGGAAGATGAGGTTGAACCTGTTTCTGAACCGCTATCCCCAGAGACATTGAGGAGGATGAGTCAGACCCTGTGGCGCTTCAATACCTTTCTCAAGCAACCGATGCAGCGGCGAACAGCCCACGGCCGCGATGGGCGATCATAATGGGGTCAACTTCGATTCCAGAGCAGAGCGTAGAAAAACGACGGGTTCTTTACATCCCGCCGTTTCCAGGGTTTGGATAAGACTGGCCGCCAATCCTCAGACGTCAGGCCATCCGTTGTCTCAATAACCAGACACAGAAGGTTAACACCAATAAAATAGTGCTTGAAGGGGCAGTTTCCGGGACTTGAACTGCTGTTGGATAGGAGGTATCGAAATCGGACTGGGAGAGGGTCCAGGATGGGCTATCAAGTTGTAAGGTTTGGCTTTGGGCTGGCACGATCAGTTCCTCAAAATCGCAGGTTTGCATGATAAAATTAGGGGCTTAACGGACCTAATGTGATAGGGCTAGACCCTTCAGCTCAACGGTGGCTCTCAGGGATAAGAAGACTCCGATGAGTCGCTGAGTTGGTTAGGAAAATTCATATGGGTGGCGATGGACGGGGTAGTCGTTCATGATTCACACTCCTCTAATGGGGCTGGCTGATGACAAATATCCTCTGGTCATGGACGCTGAGTTAGCCAAAACTGAGTCGTTACGCTCCATAAGACCCAGATAGCTCCTAACACCGACTAAAACGTCGGGTCCTACAAGACTGTGATTGGGTCTTGCAAGATTGCCTTATCCCTGATGTAACGGGACTTTGAGGCAAAACGTCCATCTGATAAAATGCGATGTACTCATTATAGGCTCATTTTTGGCTCTGTCAAGACATCCATAAATATTAGCCGCAAGTGAGCTAAAACTAAGACGTCGCCGGGAAATCGAGAGGAAGGAGATTGAGCAGCGTGGCAGCAACACTCAGGGCATCTATTGAAGGGCTTCGACAGGTGGATGACGCACGACGGTATAAGGGTTGGCTTAAGTCATCCCCCGAGTGGTGTGAAGCCGCTGGCACCTCAGCGGCAACCTTGAAGCGGTTTTGGCGGAGATTGCCGGTGCGATCGCAAACTTTTAGGGCCATCTGTGATGCCGTTGACGTGTCCTGGCAAGAGGTGCTGGCCCTGTCTGAGGTGAGCCCTAGCCCGCCAAGCGGCAGGGGGGAGAATCCCGGATATCTGGGCGAGCGGGTGACGCCTAGGGTTGCGCTGACGGAGGTTCCGGGCCATGCTAGGTTAGATTTTTTTGCCTATGATGAGGCCTGGGTGGGACGGGAAACCGTTTTGGCTCAGTTAAGTGAGCAGTTGCAACAGTCCTGCCGTCTCCTGGTGTTATTGGGACTGACCGGGATTGGCAAAACCGCTCTAGCAGAGCGACTCGCCGTCTCCTTATACCCACGATGGACGGGTAAAGAATGGCAACAGTTATGGCGGGAGAATCTGGATAACGATCGCCAACCCAATGACTTTATCAGCGTAGCCAGCCGTTGGTGGGAGCAGTGGGGATCGCCTGTGGAAGGATCTAAGGATGGACAAGTTTTAGTTGATCGCACCGCTGAGTATGTCTTGACCCATCCCCTCTTGCTGATCATTGATTCCTTAGAAAGGATGCTGAAAGGCAATGAAGAGGAGGGTTGGAGCGACTTTAACGACCCCTTATGGGCGATGTTTTTTGAGGCGGTGTTAGCGGCCCCGGTTTGTCAGAGCCGGATGCTTCTGACCTCTCAAGACTTCCCGGGCCAACTCCCGGGACGGTACAGCAATTTTTGGACTTATGAGTTCTTGAAGGGACTTAATGAAACGGAACAGTTAGCCCTGTTTGCTAAGGCAAACTTGGATCTGAGTCCTGAAAGTCAAAACTATTTGACCCGGATTGGGGCCGCCTATGAAGGACATCCGCTGGCGTTGCGAGTCATTGCTGGGGAAATCTCGAATGCACCTTTTTCCGGGAATGTGCGGGCCTATTGGAATCGCTATGGACAGGATATTGAGGAGGTGGAAACGGCGATCGCCCAGGCAAAAATGGGACAGACGACGTCGGGGAGCGATCGCTGGCAACTTCATGAATGCACCCGCCTGTTACGGATGAAGGTTCGCGATCGCCTCGAACAAACCTTTGTACGCCTTAAACGAGAGGCCCCAGCCGCGTATGTTTTACTCTGTGAGGCATCAGTCTACCGTTGCCCTGTTGTTGAGTCATTCTGGCTCTCCCATCTGGAGGATTGGGATTATGATAAAGCTGAAGGTCAACTGGCTCTGGAGACGTTGCGCGATCGCTATCTAGTGGAAGAAATTACCGAGGGCGATCGCATCTTGTTGCGCCAACACAATCTAATTCGTAGCGTTGCCTTGAGTCATCTCCAGAGGTTAGATTCAGAGGCAGGGGAACTTAAAAATAAACTCATCATCCCATGATGGCTAGACTGTGTCTCAGGAAATTTCTCAGTCAGTATTTCGTCAGCAGCTCTTAAAACGGTTACGGCTGACCCCGGCAAGCCTGCAACGTATCTCTCCCCGGAGTCGTCGCAGTCAATACCGTGCGGCTCTCAATTGGCTCATTCACTATGAGGCCCCTTCCCCCGATTCTAAGTTAGATCAGGTGCGTGGCTATCTTGAGGCGTTTCGCCATTTAGCGGAGGTGGAAGATTGGCAACGCTGTCAGGAGTTATTGCTGTTGCCCTTAGAGTCCTTAACCGGGGAACCGTTACATCGACAACTAGAAATTTGGGGCTATTATCAGGAACAGATGGAGATGTATAATTGCCTACTAGGCAACGGTGATGCACCGCTAAATCTGGTCTGTTTAGAAGGGTTGGGGAAAGCCTATTCCCGTTTGGGAGATTATAGTCGGGCGATCGCCTATCATCAAGACCATTTAACCCTAGCCCAACGACTGGCAGACCGACAACATGAAGCCATTGCTTTGGGCAATTTGGGGTTAGAACATTATTATTTAGGGGAGTATGACTTAGCCATTCGCTATCTTCAGGAGGGCTTGACGTTAGTGCAACGTTTGGGCGATCACGCAGGAATTGGCCAAGCCCTAGGGAATTTAGGCTTAGCTTTACATGAAAAGGGGAACTATCAGCAAGCCATCGCCTATCATCAACAGGATTTAGCCATTGCTCAGGAGTTAAATGACCGTCGGGGGATGGGCCAGGCTCTAGGAAATTTGGGATTTGCCTACTATGCCTTGGGAGACTATTCCCAGGCCCTCGGCTATGAAGAACGCTATTTGGATATCTCCCGTAAAATTGGCTTTCGGGAAGGGGAGGCGATCGCCCTTTCGAATATGGGAGAAACCTATATCTGTCTCGGCCGCTACGAGGAGGCTACCGAGAGTCTGCAACGGGCCTTAGAGATTACCCGGGAGATTGGCGATCGTCATGGGGAAGCAGAAGGGTTGAAAAACTTAGCCGAACTTCATCAACAACTGCAAAACCCAGAGCGGGCGATCGGGTATTGTCAACAGGCCCTGAGCATTGCCAAACAACTGGGCATTCCCCTGACAAAAGACTGTGAAGCACTCTTAGCCGCTCTCGGCTTTGATGTTTACTCGGGTGGCTAGTTGACAACTCAATCAACATCAGGGTGGCGATCGCTCTCCACAAGACGTTTAGCAATTTCAACTTTAGCGGCCAAGATTTCAGGGCTATCCCCATGTTCAGCAGAGGTATTAAGAATATCCATGGCAATTCCCACATCATTAATTCGATTCAGGGAATTAGAATAGCGGG harbors:
- a CDS encoding glucose-1-phosphate adenylyltransferase; its protein translation is MKRVLGIILGGGAGTRLYPLTKLRAKPAVPLAGKYRLIDIPVSNCINSGIEQIYILTQYNSASLNRHIGRTYNFSSFTDGFVEILAAQQTSDSPGWFQGTADAVRQYIWLMNELDVDEYLILSGDHLYRMDYSQFVERHRETNADITLSVVPIDEQRASDFGLMKIDDSGRVIDFSEKPKGDALKAMQVDTSTLGLDAAQAKQKPYIASMGIYVFKREVLKTLLTEAPDQTDFGKEIIPGAAKDYNIQAYLFDGYWEDIGTIQAFYEANLALTQQPKPPFSFYNEDAPIYTRPRYLPPSKLLDCQITESLVGDGCILKECRVDRSVLGVRSRISAGAVVEDSLLMGSDFYQSFSERQGEASAPSMALGIGENSTVRRAIVDKNARIGKNVKILNKENIEEADREELGFYIRSGIVVVLKNATIPDNFVI
- the folD gene encoding bifunctional methylenetetrahydrofolate dehydrogenase/methenyltetrahydrofolate cyclohydrolase FolD, translated to MDTTRILDGKALAKTVQSRLRSQIEAALPQRNRPPGLAVIRVGDDPASAVYVRNKERACERVGIASFGQHFPATATAAEISAKIQELNDDERVDGILLQLPLPAHLDAVALLLQLDPDKDADGLHPINLGRLTRGEAGLRSCTPAGVMEVLKAYNIDPSGKNAVVVGRSILVGKPMALMLLEANATVTVAHSRTQNLADVVAAADIIVAAVGRPEMITADMVKPGAVVIDVGINRVGDGAGGYKLVGDVAFEEVFEKAAWITPVPGGIGPMTVAMLLKNTVEAYLR
- a CDS encoding NUDIX hydrolase; protein product: MVKEVAIAILHQNGRYLMQLRDDIPTIVYPGQWTFFGGTVEPGEAAEVAVMRELQEEIRYHPPYVTLFRREQYRDFIRNVFHAPLTVDIQDLDLCEGLDLDLWTAEQVRQGEKFSPKAGEVRKIGKPHQRVLLAYINSLKLSI
- a CDS encoding Npun_R2821/Npun_R2822 family protein, whose product is MQSIGIYTLANDFVYDQLIALLNSIEVNVSPEIPICIIPYDDRMDRVQREVESRPNVTLYDNQGKLEQWEEFSREIWSHHPKASQKRFAKIVRSKIRLQRKMVAFSGDFERFVFYDADTLAMKPLDDLFDKLETYDFVFDDWEHSKQRLTALNIEMMEASGEFTESEIRPRLHCSSFFGSKRGFFNEQEISQLKASLVQDREVEWINEIADAFLFSYLTFRGPYSIFNYTLSERAGERTGNCADADPFVELDNVLYNEQGRKPIHRIHYMNFPPQDFAKLSQGEDMQIPHKDVFLHYRFLKNPEDKPTQLHQPKLGTKIERFGGKAISKIKRWLG
- a CDS encoding class I SAM-dependent methyltransferase, with protein sequence MMPNALTTPLRQSQMAGNSAHQDPTNPSEEGRQQALEQKLQASMALEGTLQLPCLPALAPRYEHLILGLFNLFGQNPSSEERQQLRQRLTETLTEGFEESPRRYLSLSYQLVNPQEGVAGGLGLTLSLTSPPEAQGSFQLANQSRFGSYPDGKAMMLAASLGEAEEVSVLDIGAGIGRNSLPLAKRGHPVDAVVTNAEAGERLQEMARSRHLSVTLLGGDFLDAPQVTGDYHLAIAPEILPHLRSPQAMTHFFRQSRRLLAPRGRLLLGAFLTHPDYSPQESVRELAQACGCSFLTPSELTAILGEVGLRLESQESVVAYESTHLPAAAWPPSQSFLNWATGQELFPGLMAPPVSFYWLCCAPEPIPANPDET
- a CDS encoding valine--pyruvate transaminase; its protein translation is MQPQLSTIGQQMSHLTGVRAIMKDIIETLQSGGGRDFIDLSAGNPVILPEIEQMWRDCTQDLLASPDYGEVVCRYGSSQGYQPLIEAVANDFNQRYGANLTPRNILITPGSQSIYFFAANAFGGYTAGGNLKKVVLPLCPDYTGYGGVSLVPEAVVSYKPSLEIDEENHRFKYRPDFSQLQIDDTTGCVIFSRPCNPTGNVLSDEEVGKIAGLAASYEAPVFIDSAYAPPFPALNFTPMTPQFGDNLVHCLSLSKAGLPGERVGVAIAHEDIINVLQSFQTNACIHSSRYGQAIAARAIASGQLAHLSESVIRPHYQRKYAVLAEALQQEMPKHLSWFLHAGEGSIFAWLWFRDLPTSDRHLYNELKQAGVIVVPGEPFFPGLQEDWPHKRQCLRISLTAPPEALVQAMKRLRGVVEA